The following are from one region of the Alicyclobacillus fastidiosus genome:
- the trpA gene encoding tryptophan synthase subunit alpha → MGRIERAFAALDGRTALIPFVVAGDPNYEDSLSLVQEVLAAGADMIELGLPYSDPLADGPVIQAAALRSLQSGFQLPQSMRMIQTIRQRTEKPIIAFTYVNPVIQFGIEAFMRELAGAGGDGVIIPDVPLEEAPEIADVARRYDIAFIPLVAPTSGEARVRAICEAASGFVYCVSSLGVTGERSAVSNNVRSLVETVKAHTDLPACVGFGVSQPLHAKEISEYADGVIVGSAYVRRIEEFQAQGLDAMVTELNGFTTALKAACK, encoded by the coding sequence ATGGGGAGAATTGAGCGAGCGTTTGCGGCACTTGACGGCAGAACTGCGCTGATCCCGTTCGTGGTCGCGGGCGACCCGAACTACGAGGACTCTCTGTCGTTGGTGCAGGAGGTTCTCGCTGCAGGGGCGGATATGATCGAGTTAGGCTTGCCCTATTCGGACCCGCTGGCCGATGGCCCGGTCATCCAGGCGGCTGCCTTGCGTAGTCTACAGTCAGGGTTTCAATTACCGCAAAGCATGCGAATGATTCAGACCATCCGGCAGCGCACGGAAAAGCCCATTATTGCGTTCACGTACGTCAACCCCGTCATTCAGTTTGGCATCGAAGCGTTTATGCGCGAATTGGCAGGTGCTGGCGGCGACGGGGTGATCATTCCGGACGTCCCCCTCGAAGAGGCACCGGAGATCGCGGATGTCGCACGGCGTTATGACATCGCGTTTATACCGCTTGTCGCACCGACGTCCGGCGAGGCGCGCGTACGAGCGATTTGCGAAGCTGCGAGTGGGTTTGTGTACTGCGTATCGTCCCTTGGCGTCACGGGTGAGCGAAGTGCCGTGTCAAACAACGTCCGCAGTCTCGTGGAGACCGTCAAGGCGCACACGGACTTACCTGCTTGTGTCGGGTTCGGCGTCAGCCAACCATTGCATGCGAAGGAGATCTCGGAGTACGCCGATGGGGTGATTGTGGGGAGTGCCTATGTGCGGCGGATCGAGGAATTCCAGGCGCAGGGACTGGATGCAATGGTGACCGAGCTGAACGGATTCACAACGGCCCTCAAGGCCGCTTGTAAATGA
- the aroF gene encoding 3-deoxy-7-phosphoheptulonate synthase translates to MIVVMKEGSTRAEIEQVMQVLKQKGFGVHLSEGTEQTIVGVIGPRDRVRELGIENMSGVEKLVPVSNPFKLASRAFHPDNTTIQVLDHVVGGETPTIIAGPCSVESRDGLIEIAQAVKASGAQLLRGGAFKPRSSPYSFQGLGEEGLKYLAAAREETGLGIVSEIMEPGLVELVASYVDVLQIGARNMQNFALLKAVGKTQKPVLLKRGFSNTIEEWLMSAEYIMAEGNPNVILCERGIRTFETYTRNTLDLNAVPVVQHLSHLPVLVDPSHGVGHARYVSTMARASIAAGAAGVIVEVHPKPEEAWSDGSQTLTLKAFDEMARQVRQLHELTKSFQRQEATM, encoded by the coding sequence ATGATTGTGGTGATGAAGGAAGGCAGCACCCGTGCCGAAATCGAGCAAGTCATGCAAGTCTTGAAGCAGAAAGGGTTCGGTGTCCACCTGTCGGAAGGTACGGAGCAGACGATTGTCGGCGTGATCGGCCCCCGGGATCGCGTTCGCGAACTGGGCATTGAAAACATGAGTGGCGTCGAAAAACTCGTACCTGTCAGTAACCCCTTCAAGCTGGCTAGCCGCGCGTTCCACCCGGACAACACGACTATCCAGGTGCTCGATCACGTCGTGGGCGGCGAAACGCCGACCATCATCGCCGGACCGTGCTCGGTAGAGTCCCGTGACGGACTGATTGAAATTGCACAGGCGGTCAAAGCCAGTGGAGCACAGTTGCTCCGCGGCGGCGCGTTCAAGCCGAGGTCGTCCCCGTACTCGTTCCAGGGGCTCGGCGAGGAGGGATTGAAGTACCTCGCTGCGGCGCGGGAGGAGACAGGGCTCGGCATTGTTTCCGAGATCATGGAGCCTGGGCTCGTGGAGCTCGTCGCCAGCTATGTCGACGTCTTGCAGATTGGCGCGCGTAATATGCAGAATTTCGCGCTGCTCAAGGCGGTGGGCAAGACGCAGAAACCAGTTCTGTTGAAACGAGGCTTCTCCAACACCATCGAAGAGTGGCTGATGTCGGCAGAGTACATTATGGCCGAAGGAAATCCGAACGTCATATTGTGTGAACGAGGGATTCGCACATTTGAAACGTACACTCGAAACACGTTGGATCTGAATGCTGTACCGGTCGTTCAACACCTGTCGCATCTGCCTGTCCTCGTAGATCCGAGCCACGGCGTAGGGCACGCCCGTTACGTGTCCACGATGGCGAGAGCCAGCATCGCTGCGGGTGCCGCGGGCGTGATTGTCGAAGTTCATCCAAAGCCGGAGGAAGCGTGGTCCGATGGAAGCCAAACGCTGACCTTGAAGGCGTTTGACGAGATGGCTCGTCAGGTTCGACAACTCCATGAGCTCACAAAGTCCTTTCAGCGACAGGAAGCGACGATGTAA
- a CDS encoding prephenate dehydrogenase/arogenate dehydrogenase family protein → MDREISRILVVGGGLLGTSFALAVHRACPSLVVECVEPNPEHRARLIQHAAIAHVYDDVRHIEGEYDLAVLAAPPDVCIAYLQDVARCASIVIDVCSVKQAICQAAEELRLRGQFVPSHPMAGKAIEGPRAADGDLFRDRPWIFLEDWAPPARVVALVERIGARVTIIPSAEAHDAMIACVSHGIHVTSLAAMLASDDKRRQAYPSLEQVSGPAFWDITRLASSPSAFWADTLLQNRENVVSYLQTLREQIAKFEEAMRSQDREHLVDLLNRSRLARETWESSRP, encoded by the coding sequence ATGGACCGGGAGATATCTCGAATTCTCGTGGTAGGAGGCGGACTACTGGGCACGTCCTTTGCACTGGCGGTGCATCGGGCGTGCCCTAGCCTCGTTGTCGAATGTGTGGAACCCAACCCGGAACATCGTGCGCGGTTGATTCAGCATGCCGCCATTGCCCATGTGTACGACGACGTACGGCACATAGAAGGCGAATATGACTTGGCGGTGCTCGCGGCTCCGCCGGATGTCTGCATCGCATATTTACAGGACGTTGCGCGGTGCGCCTCTATCGTGATCGACGTCTGTAGTGTCAAGCAGGCCATTTGTCAGGCAGCAGAGGAACTGCGTCTGCGAGGTCAGTTTGTGCCGTCCCATCCCATGGCCGGTAAGGCCATCGAGGGACCTCGTGCTGCCGATGGCGATTTATTTCGGGACAGGCCGTGGATATTCCTAGAGGATTGGGCGCCGCCAGCGAGGGTAGTCGCCCTCGTCGAGCGGATTGGCGCACGAGTGACGATCATCCCGAGTGCAGAAGCGCACGATGCGATGATCGCTTGCGTGAGCCACGGCATTCACGTCACTTCGCTGGCGGCTATGCTCGCGAGTGACGACAAGCGGCGGCAGGCGTATCCGTCGCTCGAGCAGGTCAGCGGTCCGGCATTTTGGGATATCACGCGGCTCGCGTCGTCTCCGTCGGCGTTTTGGGCGGACACGTTGCTGCAGAATCGGGAGAACGTCGTTTCCTATCTGCAAACTTTAAGGGAGCAAATCGCGAAGTTTGAAGAGGCGATGCGCAGCCAGGACCGAGAACATCTTGTCGATCTCCTCAACAGATCGAGACTCGCGCGCGAAACCTGGGAATCGTCCCGACCTTGA
- a CDS encoding DEAD/DEAH box helicase family protein: protein MTLCWKGVSVLQVYPQDEQFLYVCGNPESSSDDSPLFEQVGVFAQRRQTMPPMYLYELSYERLWNACKMGWTAADVITFLRRYAVSPLPTKMQNHICTSMGRFGDLRLYEVEGGIELRGSAKLMAQVRKHKDIARHLRGRKSLSATVDAEARVALKMALAAHGFPVLDDGVRVEAPRPLQIALHPSLHLRSYQRAAIEQFVGRDDGSGVIVLPCGAGKTVVGLGTLAALQCTGLILVPNEAAAKQWEDHFLKFTNLTPSEVGIDDGTDALKPVTITTYQRLTARRKSGEYYHFGRYVAINWGLVVYDEVHLLPAPLFRLSAELQCARRLGLSATLVREDGRTADVFSLVGPKVYEVHEDRLTAEGYLSQVTCVEVQVAMSDEAMASYEQAPLRQKHRAAADNQAKLEVVEALCRKHRDGQILIMGHYTQFLKKVSERLSCPMLDGETPKEKRLHEYDRFRQGHTRVLVLSRIANVAVDLPNADVAIQVSGLFGSRQEEAQRLGRVLRPKPGGGRFYTLVSVHTLEERTARHRQQFLVERGFAYTQVSAADIISEGTIANEVRRVPKSRVRGYAPKHSVAPKA from the coding sequence TTGACACTGTGCTGGAAAGGGGTGTCTGTCCTGCAAGTCTATCCACAGGATGAGCAATTCCTGTACGTATGCGGGAATCCGGAGTCGTCGTCAGACGATTCGCCGCTTTTTGAACAGGTTGGGGTTTTTGCACAGCGCCGCCAGACCATGCCGCCGATGTACCTTTATGAACTGTCGTATGAACGGCTGTGGAACGCTTGCAAAATGGGATGGACGGCCGCGGACGTGATCACGTTCCTTCGGCGCTACGCGGTCAGTCCGCTTCCGACGAAGATGCAGAATCACATCTGTACCTCGATGGGGCGCTTTGGCGATTTGCGACTCTACGAGGTCGAGGGGGGAATAGAGCTTCGGGGCAGCGCAAAATTGATGGCGCAAGTGAGAAAGCACAAAGACATCGCGCGCCACCTGCGCGGTCGCAAATCGTTGTCGGCTACGGTCGACGCAGAGGCGCGGGTGGCATTGAAAATGGCTCTAGCTGCACATGGGTTTCCCGTCCTCGACGATGGTGTGCGCGTCGAGGCACCGCGCCCACTGCAGATTGCGCTACATCCGAGTTTACACCTGCGCAGCTATCAACGCGCGGCCATCGAGCAGTTCGTTGGGCGCGATGACGGCTCGGGCGTGATCGTTCTCCCGTGCGGGGCTGGAAAGACGGTCGTCGGCCTGGGCACGCTCGCGGCCCTTCAGTGCACGGGTCTCATCCTCGTTCCCAACGAAGCCGCTGCGAAACAGTGGGAAGACCATTTCCTCAAGTTTACTAATCTCACGCCGTCAGAGGTCGGCATCGACGATGGGACAGACGCCCTCAAGCCTGTCACCATCACCACGTATCAGCGGCTGACGGCCCGGCGCAAGTCCGGTGAGTATTACCACTTTGGACGATATGTCGCGATTAACTGGGGATTGGTTGTCTACGACGAGGTTCACTTGCTCCCTGCTCCGCTGTTTCGCTTGTCGGCTGAACTGCAGTGCGCGAGAAGACTCGGTTTGAGTGCGACGCTCGTGCGCGAGGACGGACGTACGGCAGATGTATTCTCCCTGGTCGGTCCAAAGGTGTACGAGGTGCACGAGGATAGGCTTACCGCGGAGGGTTATTTGTCGCAAGTGACTTGTGTGGAGGTACAGGTAGCGATGAGCGACGAGGCCATGGCGTCTTATGAGCAGGCTCCCTTGCGGCAGAAACATCGCGCTGCGGCCGACAACCAGGCGAAGCTCGAAGTTGTCGAGGCCCTCTGCCGCAAGCATCGGGATGGTCAAATCCTCATCATGGGTCATTACACACAATTTCTGAAAAAGGTTTCAGAGCGCCTTTCTTGTCCTATGCTAGACGGAGAGACTCCGAAAGAGAAGCGACTGCATGAGTACGATCGGTTTCGTCAGGGACACACACGCGTCCTCGTGTTGTCCCGCATCGCCAACGTCGCTGTCGATCTGCCTAACGCCGATGTCGCCATCCAAGTCTCCGGGTTATTTGGATCCCGACAGGAAGAAGCACAGCGCCTCGGACGAGTGTTGCGCCCCAAACCTGGCGGTGGGCGATTTTACACGCTGGTAAGTGTTCACACCTTGGAGGAGAGAACAGCTCGACACCGGCAACAGTTTTTAGTCGAGCGAGGGTTTGCTTACACACAGGTTTCTGCCGCTGATATCATCAGCGAGGGGACGATTGCAAATGAAGTTAGACGAGTGCCTAAATCACGCGTCCGTGGGTACGCTCCGAAGCATAGCGTTGCACCAAAAGCTTGA
- a CDS encoding helicase-associated domain-containing protein encodes MKLDECLNHASVGTLRSIALHQKLDCSLYSKLDLMQSILYAMRIPAQVSQLVKHWTDTWGDLFVRVGMSRPRLYSAEEMDALFMASGFEAGALERALGEGWLFARQTQSQRPNYIIPVELHEAIRKHLLSQMKGRVVVRSTPPLIQQDEATALVQDFQTLIDYVLNHDVQLTTGGAMYKRHTQQLMELFSVAEDLAVPEWRFGYGRRAHDYPDRLALLYDFAYDQQFFVETEDQTLVVSDAVRDWTTLSRPRQMQRILQFYIRLYRRPIPRLREVVEIIRTLADDWVSTGSVLEVCGSMVSPFYYDTRDDVWNNRILKMLTHLGVIRLGSDQESDEQWFQMTNLGQELLTQDELQLVDDTSTSQASLIVQPNFEVMVTVHDSQKESVLSQFADLKSAGSIRIYRILEQSVLRGLAAGYDFKRWRDMLANTSIGPIPGNVERTLLEWEAVHASERPLSS; translated from the coding sequence ATGAAGTTAGACGAGTGCCTAAATCACGCGTCCGTGGGTACGCTCCGAAGCATAGCGTTGCACCAAAAGCTTGACTGCTCCCTGTATTCCAAACTCGACTTGATGCAATCCATCCTGTACGCCATGCGCATACCGGCGCAGGTCTCGCAGCTCGTCAAACACTGGACGGACACATGGGGCGACCTCTTCGTGCGAGTAGGCATGTCCCGCCCGCGACTGTATTCGGCGGAGGAGATGGACGCCCTGTTCATGGCGTCGGGTTTTGAGGCGGGTGCACTCGAGCGCGCGCTCGGCGAAGGGTGGTTGTTCGCGCGACAAACCCAATCGCAGAGACCCAACTACATCATCCCGGTAGAACTTCACGAAGCGATTCGCAAACATTTGTTGTCCCAGATGAAAGGGCGAGTCGTGGTGCGGTCGACGCCGCCGCTCATCCAACAGGACGAGGCCACAGCGCTGGTTCAGGACTTTCAAACCTTGATCGACTACGTTCTGAATCATGACGTGCAGTTGACCACCGGTGGGGCGATGTACAAACGCCACACGCAGCAGTTGATGGAACTGTTTTCGGTAGCGGAGGACTTAGCTGTCCCTGAGTGGCGGTTTGGCTATGGGCGCAGGGCGCACGACTATCCCGATAGGCTTGCACTCCTGTACGATTTTGCCTACGACCAACAGTTTTTTGTGGAGACAGAAGATCAAACGCTGGTCGTCTCCGATGCGGTCAGAGACTGGACGACATTGTCTCGACCTCGGCAGATGCAGCGGATTCTGCAGTTTTATATCCGCCTGTACAGGCGCCCCATCCCAAGGCTGCGCGAAGTCGTGGAGATCATCCGCACACTGGCCGACGACTGGGTGTCGACGGGGTCGGTCCTGGAGGTTTGCGGCTCCATGGTATCGCCGTTCTACTACGACACTCGAGACGACGTGTGGAACAATCGGATTTTAAAGATGCTGACGCACCTGGGTGTCATCCGTTTGGGATCGGACCAAGAATCTGATGAACAGTGGTTTCAAATGACGAATCTCGGTCAAGAATTACTAACACAGGACGAATTACAGCTAGTAGATGACACGTCCACCAGTCAAGCGTCGCTTATTGTTCAGCCCAACTTTGAAGTGATGGTCACTGTTCACGACAGTCAGAAGGAATCTGTCCTGTCGCAGTTCGCAGACCTCAAGAGTGCGGGTTCCATACGGATATACCGGATTCTTGAACAGAGTGTGTTGCGTGGACTCGCGGCTGGATACGATTTTAAGCGCTGGCGTGACATGCTGGCGAACACAAGCATTGGCCCCATTCCCGGCAACGTCGAACGGACGCTGTTGGAGTGGGAGGCGGTACACGCGTCCGAGCGCCCGCTCAGCTCCTGA